A genomic segment from Neodiprion lecontei isolate iyNeoLeco1 chromosome 1, iyNeoLeco1.1, whole genome shotgun sequence encodes:
- the LOC107222042 gene encoding zinc finger protein 595 isoform X3, whose protein sequence is MGSLNLVCPMCCGETFNNPQSLKYHLLSITDNLYCPGCSQRFDSVLALIQHLDHCGQSPESENEVLMEANVEQISESFLATVKDGDIMIVGEPSSIQAGDNEEFNVMEKMDVEERQVNGVTPVPKARESPIPSVVNEADSKSPIPNPLVELTTIEADNQDTDKNLITILSGGPELMDNEDSNLMSHTHSLIADVKEVEDINDPELLHVKQEICELEADAMYSCSSCGMSFNSVLEHIKEFHDGQEVVLEMAEPPLENLPTPTSITPPQEPTPVTGSRQRQTMNTLRTEECVDSEGRLYTRKVVQIERFWDRPTSSPAPAKAPMIEKFFSNVEGVKVRDKNLPPGPTRMYRCNQCLEHFAKLGGFRVHVCLRGNNQCNHCDQAFATARALQLHMKVHDSETEGMQRLFVCSTCGTEFSSHKSLRLHSRMHAPVRARHVDAPEGTHSATFTCPECGKVLSESYRVAHMALHSGGSVTCTICNRKFESADSLAMHAAVHTEPNQSHSPTPPRGEGSESADAQKPYQCQHCGRRFARPHEKVKHERIHTGEKPHACEVCGKTFRVSYCLTLHMRTHTGVRPYVCQHCGKRFKASSVYNHHLLTHGEERAYTCPYCPKTFKTRVQLAGHKNSHTKPFRCTECSRPFASLYAARAHIQTHKKDNNLKFSCFICGASYGRAFALKDHLKQHGQDISAPPEPSREEEVHEGENFLLPEEEVDDDDLVIPSPLPVAQSSEAEESD, encoded by the exons ATGGGATCACTGAATCTTGTTTGTCCAATGTGCTGTGGCGAGACTTTCAACAATCCTCAGTCATTGAAGTATCACTTACTAAGTATTACGGACAATTTATACTGCCCTGGATGTTCCCAACGTTTTGACTCTGTATTAGCGTTGATTCAACACCTGGATCACTGCGGTCAGTCACCCGAGTCAGAAAATGAAGTCCTGATG GAGGCAAATGTGGAACAAATTAGCGAGAGCTTCTTGGCCACTGTCAAGGATGGAGACATTATGATTGTGGGCGAACCAAGTTCCATTCAAGCTGGTGATAATG AAGAATTCAATGTGATGGAAAAAATGGATGTTGAGGAAAGACAAGTCAATGGTGTTACCCCTGTGCCGAAAGCTCGGGAATCACCAATTCCGTCTGTAGTTAATGAAGCTGATAGCAAATCTCCAATACCAAATCCATTGGTAGAATTAACAACAATTGAAGCAGACAATCAAGATACTGATAAAAATCTTATTACTATTTTATCTGGGGGTCCAGAACTTATGGACAATGAAGACAGTAATTTGATGAGCCATACTCATAGTCTCATAGCAGATGTTAAAGAAGTAGAAGACATCAATGATCCAGAACTTCTTCATGTAAAGCAGGAAATCTGCGAG TTAGAAGCTGATGCCATGTATAGCTGCAGTAGTTGCGGCATGAGTTTCAACTCAGTTTTGGAGCATATCAAAGAGTTTCACGATGGGCAAGAGGTTGTCTTAGAAATGGCGGAACCACCACTGGAAAACCTACCAACACCTACTTCGATTACCCCGCCGCAGGAGCCGACACCTGTAACAGGAAGTCGTCAGCGGCAAACAATGAATACTTTAAGAACAGAGGAATGTGTCGATAGTGAGGGCAGATTGTATACAAGAAAAGTGGTACAGATTGAGAGATTTTGGGATCGGCCAACATCTTCACCTGCACCTGCCAAAGCACCTAtgattgagaaatttttttcaaacgtggAAGGTGTAAAG GTCAGAGATAAGAATCTACCTCCAGGACCAACACGGATGTACCGTTGCAATCAGTGCCTTGAACATTTTGCTAAGTTGGGAGGTTTTCGGGTCCATGTCTGTCTTCGTGGTAATAATCAATGCAACCACTGCGATCAAGCATTTGCTACAGCCCGAGCATTGCAGCTACATATGAAGGTACATGATAGTGAAACAGAAGGGATGCAGCGTTTGTTCGTCTGTTCCACATGTGGCACAGAGTTCTCATCTCACAAAAGTCTTCGGTTGCATTCGCGAATGCATGCGCCAGTGAGGGCAAGGCATGTTGATGCTCCAGAAGGCACTCACAGTGCCACCTTTACTTGCCCTGAATGTG GAAAAGTTTTGTCTGAATCATATCGAGTAGCACACATGGCTTTGCATTCTGGTGGTTCAGTTACCTGTACTATTTGCAATCGGAAGTTTGAATCAGCTGATAGTTTGGCAATGCATGCTGCAGTCCATACTGAGCCAAATCAGTCTCATTCACCAACTCCACCTCGAGGGGAAGGAAGTGAAAGTGCTGACGCCCAAAAACCTTATCAGTGCCAACATTGTGGTCGTCGTTTTGCTAGACCTCACGAAAAAGTTAAACATGAACGTATTCATACTGGTGAGAAACCTCATGCTTGTGAg GTATGTGGCAAGACATTTCGCGTGTCTTACTGTTTGACATTACACATGCGAACTCACACCGGAGTTCGTCCTTATGTTTGCCAACACTGTGGCAAGAGGTTTAAAGCATCCTCAGTATACAATCATCACTTGCTCACTCATGGGGAAGAAAGAGCATACACATGTCCGTATTGTCCGAAAACTTTTAAAACTCGAGTTCAACTTGCAGGGCATAAAAATAGCCATACCAAACCATTCAGATGTACCGAATGCTCCAGACCATTTGCCTCGTTATATGCTGCTCGTGCACATATACAAACGCACAAGAAAGATAATAATCTTAAATTTAGTTGTTTTATTTGTGGAGCTTCGTACGGTAGAGCATTCGCCTTGAAAGATCACTTGAAACAACATGGTCAAGATATATCAGCTCCTCCCGAGCCATCTCGAGAAGAAGAAGTACACGAAGGAGAGAATTTTCTACTTCCTGAAGAGGAAGTAGATGACGATGATCTAGTGATTCCTTCACCATTACCAGTTGCACAATCATCCGAAGCAGAGGAATCTGATTGA
- the LOC107222042 gene encoding zinc finger protein 595 isoform X1 has protein sequence MGSLNLVCPMCCGETFNNPQSLKYHLLSITDNLYCPGCSQRFDSVLALIQHLDHCGQSPESENEVLMEANVEQISESFLATVKDGDIMIVGEPSSIQAGDNEEFNVMEKMDVEERQVNGVTPVPKARESPIPSVVNEADSKSPIPNPLVELTTIEADNQDTDKNLITILSGGPELMDNEDSNLMSHTHSLIADVKEVEDINDPELLHVKQEICEVKLEELEADAMYSCSSCGMSFNSVLEHIKEFHDGQEVVLEMAEPPLENLPTPTSITPPQEPTPVTGSRQRQTMNTLRTEECVDSEGRLYTRKVVQIERFWDRPTSSPAPAKAPMIEKFFSNVEGVKVRDKNLPPGPTRMYRCNQCLEHFAKLGGFRVHVCLRGNNQCNHCDQAFATARALQLHMKVHDSETEGMQRLFVCSTCGTEFSSHKSLRLHSRMHAPVRARHVDAPEGTHSATFTCPECGKVLSESYRVAHMALHSGGSVTCTICNRKFESADSLAMHAAVHTEPNQSHSPTPPRGEGSESADAQKPYQCQHCGRRFARPHEKVKHERIHTGEKPHACEVCGKTFRVSYCLTLHMRTHTGVRPYVCQHCGKRFKASSVYNHHLLTHGEERAYTCPYCPKTFKTRVQLAGHKNSHTKPFRCTECSRPFASLYAARAHIQTHKKDNNLKFSCFICGASYGRAFALKDHLKQHGQDISAPPEPSREEEVHEGENFLLPEEEVDDDDLVIPSPLPVAQSSEAEESD, from the exons ATGGGATCACTGAATCTTGTTTGTCCAATGTGCTGTGGCGAGACTTTCAACAATCCTCAGTCATTGAAGTATCACTTACTAAGTATTACGGACAATTTATACTGCCCTGGATGTTCCCAACGTTTTGACTCTGTATTAGCGTTGATTCAACACCTGGATCACTGCGGTCAGTCACCCGAGTCAGAAAATGAAGTCCTGATG GAGGCAAATGTGGAACAAATTAGCGAGAGCTTCTTGGCCACTGTCAAGGATGGAGACATTATGATTGTGGGCGAACCAAGTTCCATTCAAGCTGGTGATAATG AAGAATTCAATGTGATGGAAAAAATGGATGTTGAGGAAAGACAAGTCAATGGTGTTACCCCTGTGCCGAAAGCTCGGGAATCACCAATTCCGTCTGTAGTTAATGAAGCTGATAGCAAATCTCCAATACCAAATCCATTGGTAGAATTAACAACAATTGAAGCAGACAATCAAGATACTGATAAAAATCTTATTACTATTTTATCTGGGGGTCCAGAACTTATGGACAATGAAGACAGTAATTTGATGAGCCATACTCATAGTCTCATAGCAGATGTTAAAGAAGTAGAAGACATCAATGATCCAGAACTTCTTCATGTAAAGCAGGAAATCTGCGAGGTAAAACTTGAAGAG TTAGAAGCTGATGCCATGTATAGCTGCAGTAGTTGCGGCATGAGTTTCAACTCAGTTTTGGAGCATATCAAAGAGTTTCACGATGGGCAAGAGGTTGTCTTAGAAATGGCGGAACCACCACTGGAAAACCTACCAACACCTACTTCGATTACCCCGCCGCAGGAGCCGACACCTGTAACAGGAAGTCGTCAGCGGCAAACAATGAATACTTTAAGAACAGAGGAATGTGTCGATAGTGAGGGCAGATTGTATACAAGAAAAGTGGTACAGATTGAGAGATTTTGGGATCGGCCAACATCTTCACCTGCACCTGCCAAAGCACCTAtgattgagaaatttttttcaaacgtggAAGGTGTAAAG GTCAGAGATAAGAATCTACCTCCAGGACCAACACGGATGTACCGTTGCAATCAGTGCCTTGAACATTTTGCTAAGTTGGGAGGTTTTCGGGTCCATGTCTGTCTTCGTGGTAATAATCAATGCAACCACTGCGATCAAGCATTTGCTACAGCCCGAGCATTGCAGCTACATATGAAGGTACATGATAGTGAAACAGAAGGGATGCAGCGTTTGTTCGTCTGTTCCACATGTGGCACAGAGTTCTCATCTCACAAAAGTCTTCGGTTGCATTCGCGAATGCATGCGCCAGTGAGGGCAAGGCATGTTGATGCTCCAGAAGGCACTCACAGTGCCACCTTTACTTGCCCTGAATGTG GAAAAGTTTTGTCTGAATCATATCGAGTAGCACACATGGCTTTGCATTCTGGTGGTTCAGTTACCTGTACTATTTGCAATCGGAAGTTTGAATCAGCTGATAGTTTGGCAATGCATGCTGCAGTCCATACTGAGCCAAATCAGTCTCATTCACCAACTCCACCTCGAGGGGAAGGAAGTGAAAGTGCTGACGCCCAAAAACCTTATCAGTGCCAACATTGTGGTCGTCGTTTTGCTAGACCTCACGAAAAAGTTAAACATGAACGTATTCATACTGGTGAGAAACCTCATGCTTGTGAg GTATGTGGCAAGACATTTCGCGTGTCTTACTGTTTGACATTACACATGCGAACTCACACCGGAGTTCGTCCTTATGTTTGCCAACACTGTGGCAAGAGGTTTAAAGCATCCTCAGTATACAATCATCACTTGCTCACTCATGGGGAAGAAAGAGCATACACATGTCCGTATTGTCCGAAAACTTTTAAAACTCGAGTTCAACTTGCAGGGCATAAAAATAGCCATACCAAACCATTCAGATGTACCGAATGCTCCAGACCATTTGCCTCGTTATATGCTGCTCGTGCACATATACAAACGCACAAGAAAGATAATAATCTTAAATTTAGTTGTTTTATTTGTGGAGCTTCGTACGGTAGAGCATTCGCCTTGAAAGATCACTTGAAACAACATGGTCAAGATATATCAGCTCCTCCCGAGCCATCTCGAGAAGAAGAAGTACACGAAGGAGAGAATTTTCTACTTCCTGAAGAGGAAGTAGATGACGATGATCTAGTGATTCCTTCACCATTACCAGTTGCACAATCATCCGAAGCAGAGGAATCTGATTGA
- the LOC107222042 gene encoding zinc finger protein 595 isoform X2: MGSLNLVCPMCCGETFNNPQSLKYHLLSITDNLYCPGCSQRFDSVLALIQHLDHCGQSPESENEVLMEANVEQISESFLATVKDGDIMIVGEPSSIQAGDNEFNVMEKMDVEERQVNGVTPVPKARESPIPSVVNEADSKSPIPNPLVELTTIEADNQDTDKNLITILSGGPELMDNEDSNLMSHTHSLIADVKEVEDINDPELLHVKQEICEVKLEELEADAMYSCSSCGMSFNSVLEHIKEFHDGQEVVLEMAEPPLENLPTPTSITPPQEPTPVTGSRQRQTMNTLRTEECVDSEGRLYTRKVVQIERFWDRPTSSPAPAKAPMIEKFFSNVEGVKVRDKNLPPGPTRMYRCNQCLEHFAKLGGFRVHVCLRGNNQCNHCDQAFATARALQLHMKVHDSETEGMQRLFVCSTCGTEFSSHKSLRLHSRMHAPVRARHVDAPEGTHSATFTCPECGKVLSESYRVAHMALHSGGSVTCTICNRKFESADSLAMHAAVHTEPNQSHSPTPPRGEGSESADAQKPYQCQHCGRRFARPHEKVKHERIHTGEKPHACEVCGKTFRVSYCLTLHMRTHTGVRPYVCQHCGKRFKASSVYNHHLLTHGEERAYTCPYCPKTFKTRVQLAGHKNSHTKPFRCTECSRPFASLYAARAHIQTHKKDNNLKFSCFICGASYGRAFALKDHLKQHGQDISAPPEPSREEEVHEGENFLLPEEEVDDDDLVIPSPLPVAQSSEAEESD, from the exons ATGGGATCACTGAATCTTGTTTGTCCAATGTGCTGTGGCGAGACTTTCAACAATCCTCAGTCATTGAAGTATCACTTACTAAGTATTACGGACAATTTATACTGCCCTGGATGTTCCCAACGTTTTGACTCTGTATTAGCGTTGATTCAACACCTGGATCACTGCGGTCAGTCACCCGAGTCAGAAAATGAAGTCCTGATG GAGGCAAATGTGGAACAAATTAGCGAGAGCTTCTTGGCCACTGTCAAGGATGGAGACATTATGATTGTGGGCGAACCAAGTTCCATTCAAGCTGGTGATAATG AATTCAATGTGATGGAAAAAATGGATGTTGAGGAAAGACAAGTCAATGGTGTTACCCCTGTGCCGAAAGCTCGGGAATCACCAATTCCGTCTGTAGTTAATGAAGCTGATAGCAAATCTCCAATACCAAATCCATTGGTAGAATTAACAACAATTGAAGCAGACAATCAAGATACTGATAAAAATCTTATTACTATTTTATCTGGGGGTCCAGAACTTATGGACAATGAAGACAGTAATTTGATGAGCCATACTCATAGTCTCATAGCAGATGTTAAAGAAGTAGAAGACATCAATGATCCAGAACTTCTTCATGTAAAGCAGGAAATCTGCGAGGTAAAACTTGAAGAG TTAGAAGCTGATGCCATGTATAGCTGCAGTAGTTGCGGCATGAGTTTCAACTCAGTTTTGGAGCATATCAAAGAGTTTCACGATGGGCAAGAGGTTGTCTTAGAAATGGCGGAACCACCACTGGAAAACCTACCAACACCTACTTCGATTACCCCGCCGCAGGAGCCGACACCTGTAACAGGAAGTCGTCAGCGGCAAACAATGAATACTTTAAGAACAGAGGAATGTGTCGATAGTGAGGGCAGATTGTATACAAGAAAAGTGGTACAGATTGAGAGATTTTGGGATCGGCCAACATCTTCACCTGCACCTGCCAAAGCACCTAtgattgagaaatttttttcaaacgtggAAGGTGTAAAG GTCAGAGATAAGAATCTACCTCCAGGACCAACACGGATGTACCGTTGCAATCAGTGCCTTGAACATTTTGCTAAGTTGGGAGGTTTTCGGGTCCATGTCTGTCTTCGTGGTAATAATCAATGCAACCACTGCGATCAAGCATTTGCTACAGCCCGAGCATTGCAGCTACATATGAAGGTACATGATAGTGAAACAGAAGGGATGCAGCGTTTGTTCGTCTGTTCCACATGTGGCACAGAGTTCTCATCTCACAAAAGTCTTCGGTTGCATTCGCGAATGCATGCGCCAGTGAGGGCAAGGCATGTTGATGCTCCAGAAGGCACTCACAGTGCCACCTTTACTTGCCCTGAATGTG GAAAAGTTTTGTCTGAATCATATCGAGTAGCACACATGGCTTTGCATTCTGGTGGTTCAGTTACCTGTACTATTTGCAATCGGAAGTTTGAATCAGCTGATAGTTTGGCAATGCATGCTGCAGTCCATACTGAGCCAAATCAGTCTCATTCACCAACTCCACCTCGAGGGGAAGGAAGTGAAAGTGCTGACGCCCAAAAACCTTATCAGTGCCAACATTGTGGTCGTCGTTTTGCTAGACCTCACGAAAAAGTTAAACATGAACGTATTCATACTGGTGAGAAACCTCATGCTTGTGAg GTATGTGGCAAGACATTTCGCGTGTCTTACTGTTTGACATTACACATGCGAACTCACACCGGAGTTCGTCCTTATGTTTGCCAACACTGTGGCAAGAGGTTTAAAGCATCCTCAGTATACAATCATCACTTGCTCACTCATGGGGAAGAAAGAGCATACACATGTCCGTATTGTCCGAAAACTTTTAAAACTCGAGTTCAACTTGCAGGGCATAAAAATAGCCATACCAAACCATTCAGATGTACCGAATGCTCCAGACCATTTGCCTCGTTATATGCTGCTCGTGCACATATACAAACGCACAAGAAAGATAATAATCTTAAATTTAGTTGTTTTATTTGTGGAGCTTCGTACGGTAGAGCATTCGCCTTGAAAGATCACTTGAAACAACATGGTCAAGATATATCAGCTCCTCCCGAGCCATCTCGAGAAGAAGAAGTACACGAAGGAGAGAATTTTCTACTTCCTGAAGAGGAAGTAGATGACGATGATCTAGTGATTCCTTCACCATTACCAGTTGCACAATCATCCGAAGCAGAGGAATCTGATTGA
- the LOC107222042 gene encoding zinc finger protein 79 isoform X4 gives MGSLNLVCPMCCGETFNNPQSLKYHLLSITDNLYCPGCSQRFDSVLALIQHLDHCGQSPESENEVLMEANVEQISESFLATVKDGDIMIVGEPSSIQAGDNELMDNEDSNLMSHTHSLIADVKEVEDINDPELLHVKQEICEVKLEELEADAMYSCSSCGMSFNSVLEHIKEFHDGQEVVLEMAEPPLENLPTPTSITPPQEPTPVTGSRQRQTMNTLRTEECVDSEGRLYTRKVVQIERFWDRPTSSPAPAKAPMIEKFFSNVEGVKVRDKNLPPGPTRMYRCNQCLEHFAKLGGFRVHVCLRGNNQCNHCDQAFATARALQLHMKVHDSETEGMQRLFVCSTCGTEFSSHKSLRLHSRMHAPVRARHVDAPEGTHSATFTCPECGKVLSESYRVAHMALHSGGSVTCTICNRKFESADSLAMHAAVHTEPNQSHSPTPPRGEGSESADAQKPYQCQHCGRRFARPHEKVKHERIHTGEKPHACEVCGKTFRVSYCLTLHMRTHTGVRPYVCQHCGKRFKASSVYNHHLLTHGEERAYTCPYCPKTFKTRVQLAGHKNSHTKPFRCTECSRPFASLYAARAHIQTHKKDNNLKFSCFICGASYGRAFALKDHLKQHGQDISAPPEPSREEEVHEGENFLLPEEEVDDDDLVIPSPLPVAQSSEAEESD, from the exons ATGGGATCACTGAATCTTGTTTGTCCAATGTGCTGTGGCGAGACTTTCAACAATCCTCAGTCATTGAAGTATCACTTACTAAGTATTACGGACAATTTATACTGCCCTGGATGTTCCCAACGTTTTGACTCTGTATTAGCGTTGATTCAACACCTGGATCACTGCGGTCAGTCACCCGAGTCAGAAAATGAAGTCCTGATG GAGGCAAATGTGGAACAAATTAGCGAGAGCTTCTTGGCCACTGTCAAGGATGGAGACATTATGATTGTGGGCGAACCAAGTTCCATTCAAGCTGGTGATAATG AACTTATGGACAATGAAGACAGTAATTTGATGAGCCATACTCATAGTCTCATAGCAGATGTTAAAGAAGTAGAAGACATCAATGATCCAGAACTTCTTCATGTAAAGCAGGAAATCTGCGAGGTAAAACTTGAAGAG TTAGAAGCTGATGCCATGTATAGCTGCAGTAGTTGCGGCATGAGTTTCAACTCAGTTTTGGAGCATATCAAAGAGTTTCACGATGGGCAAGAGGTTGTCTTAGAAATGGCGGAACCACCACTGGAAAACCTACCAACACCTACTTCGATTACCCCGCCGCAGGAGCCGACACCTGTAACAGGAAGTCGTCAGCGGCAAACAATGAATACTTTAAGAACAGAGGAATGTGTCGATAGTGAGGGCAGATTGTATACAAGAAAAGTGGTACAGATTGAGAGATTTTGGGATCGGCCAACATCTTCACCTGCACCTGCCAAAGCACCTAtgattgagaaatttttttcaaacgtggAAGGTGTAAAG GTCAGAGATAAGAATCTACCTCCAGGACCAACACGGATGTACCGTTGCAATCAGTGCCTTGAACATTTTGCTAAGTTGGGAGGTTTTCGGGTCCATGTCTGTCTTCGTGGTAATAATCAATGCAACCACTGCGATCAAGCATTTGCTACAGCCCGAGCATTGCAGCTACATATGAAGGTACATGATAGTGAAACAGAAGGGATGCAGCGTTTGTTCGTCTGTTCCACATGTGGCACAGAGTTCTCATCTCACAAAAGTCTTCGGTTGCATTCGCGAATGCATGCGCCAGTGAGGGCAAGGCATGTTGATGCTCCAGAAGGCACTCACAGTGCCACCTTTACTTGCCCTGAATGTG GAAAAGTTTTGTCTGAATCATATCGAGTAGCACACATGGCTTTGCATTCTGGTGGTTCAGTTACCTGTACTATTTGCAATCGGAAGTTTGAATCAGCTGATAGTTTGGCAATGCATGCTGCAGTCCATACTGAGCCAAATCAGTCTCATTCACCAACTCCACCTCGAGGGGAAGGAAGTGAAAGTGCTGACGCCCAAAAACCTTATCAGTGCCAACATTGTGGTCGTCGTTTTGCTAGACCTCACGAAAAAGTTAAACATGAACGTATTCATACTGGTGAGAAACCTCATGCTTGTGAg GTATGTGGCAAGACATTTCGCGTGTCTTACTGTTTGACATTACACATGCGAACTCACACCGGAGTTCGTCCTTATGTTTGCCAACACTGTGGCAAGAGGTTTAAAGCATCCTCAGTATACAATCATCACTTGCTCACTCATGGGGAAGAAAGAGCATACACATGTCCGTATTGTCCGAAAACTTTTAAAACTCGAGTTCAACTTGCAGGGCATAAAAATAGCCATACCAAACCATTCAGATGTACCGAATGCTCCAGACCATTTGCCTCGTTATATGCTGCTCGTGCACATATACAAACGCACAAGAAAGATAATAATCTTAAATTTAGTTGTTTTATTTGTGGAGCTTCGTACGGTAGAGCATTCGCCTTGAAAGATCACTTGAAACAACATGGTCAAGATATATCAGCTCCTCCCGAGCCATCTCGAGAAGAAGAAGTACACGAAGGAGAGAATTTTCTACTTCCTGAAGAGGAAGTAGATGACGATGATCTAGTGATTCCTTCACCATTACCAGTTGCACAATCATCCGAAGCAGAGGAATCTGATTGA
- the LOC107221998 gene encoding substance-P receptor: protein MLNNTWSFSYGDSISKDQETKYIHGILDDYFDTTQYYFPNEIWEVRPAWEVTLKVATMIPVIVLGLVGNISLMYVIIRTPTLRTTTNILIANMALADFGTTLFCPWMFLCFDLFQNYIFGSIGCHLDGLLSHALTLVAVFSLSAVSYDRVSLIVLSTSRKLSKRATYILLCTTWVAGLVVAAPLAFFRQYRTRQWIDYLESYCTENSLYLASYWGIFVCVSVWAPLTIMAVCHTAILIKLDRYERLVRKSKHPIQVKYKRKVARILALLVLVFIICRVPFTMLILQRNQLLQHPAQQQQADSIYILWYTSRYLVLLNAALNPILYGCSNRSLRQALASCAGISWILRNGKVNFTRKSSIIRSVPNQRDILKPHSPSFHPDNQHGALPNISSIISPIAYTTVF, encoded by the exons ATGTTAAATAATACTTGGTCTTTTTCGTATGGTGATTCGATTTCCAAGGATCAAGAAACTAAGTATATACATGGTATTTTAGAT GATTACTTCGACACAACGCAGTATTATTTTCCGAATGAAATTTGGGAAGTGCGGCCAGCATGGGAAGTGACTCTCAAAGTAGCAACTATGATTCCTGTGATTGTTTTGGGATTAGTCGGTAACATTAGCCTTATGTACGTGATAATACGCACACCCACTTTGCGTACAACAACGAATATTCTTATTGCAAATATGGCATTGGCTGATTTTGGGACAACACTGTTCTGCCCGTGgatgtttctttgtttcgacctatttcaaaattatattttcggGTCGATTGGTTGTCACCTAGATGGATTACTCTCGCATGCTTTAACACTGGTCGCTGTATTCAGTTTGAGTGCTGTGAGCTATGACCGGGTGTCTCTTATCGTGCTGAGCACTTCGAGGAAGCTATCGAAAAG GGCAACTTATATATTGTTGTGTACTACTTGGGTGGCAGGACTAGTCGTTGCAGCACCATTGGCTTTTTTTCGCCAGTATCGGACGCGTCAGTGGATTGATTACTTGGAGTCTTATTGCACTGAAAACTCGTTGTATCTTGCATCTTACTGGGGTATCTTTGTTTGTGTCAGTGTTTGGGCTCCTTTGACCATTATGGCCGTATGCCATACAGCCATTCTAATAAAA CTGGATAGATATGAAAGACTTGTTCGAAAAAGTAAGCATCCCATTCAAGTTAAGTACAAAAGAAAAGTAGCCAGGATACTAGCCTTACTTGTATTAGTATTTATAATATGTCGAGTACCATTCACAATGCTAATCCTGCAGCGAAATCAGCTTTTACAGCACCCAGCGCAGCAGCAACAAGCAGAttcaatttatatattatG GTACACAAGTCGTTATTTGGTACTACTCAATGCAGCTCTAAATCCCATTCTGTATGGCTGCAGCAACAGGTCTCTGAGACAAGCTTTAGCATCGTGCGCCGGCATATCTTGGATCTTACGAAACGGAAAAGTAAATTTCACGAGGAAATCTAGCATTATACGGAGTGTACCTAATCAGCGGGACATTCTAAAACCACACTCACCCAGCTTCCATCCGGATAATCAGCACGGAGCCCTTCCTaatatttcttcaataatTTCGCCAATCGCTTACACCACCGTATTTTAA